The proteins below come from a single Gossypium raimondii isolate GPD5lz chromosome 2, ASM2569854v1, whole genome shotgun sequence genomic window:
- the LOC105788536 gene encoding vignain, whose translation MRSICVVLVISLPFLLGIAQGFDFHDKDLASEDSLWDLYERWRSHHTVSRSLDEKHRRFNVFKQNVLHVHNTNNKDKPYKLKINKFADMTNHEFRNAYASSKIKHHKMFQGKSRGAGSFMYENVDRVPPSVDWRQKGAVTAVKDQGQCGSCWAFSTVVAVEGINQIKTNKLVSLSEQELIDCDTEENQGCNGGLMDIAFDFIKKKGGITTESNYPYQANDGSCDAAKVNSPAVAIDGHENVPANDEDALLKAVANQPVSVAIDAGSMDFQFYSEGVFTGECGTELNHGVAAVGYGTTLDGTKYWIVKNSWGAEWGEKGYIRMERGIRDKQGLCGIAMEASYPIKNSSSNPTGPSYSPKDEL comes from the exons ATGAGGAGCATTTGTGTTGTGCTTGTTATCTCTTTGCCTTTCCTTCTCGGCATTGCCCAGGGTTTCGATTTCCACGACAAGGATTTAGCGTCGGAGGATAGTTTGTGGGATCTATACGAGCGCTGGCGGAGCCACCACACGGTTTCCAGGAGTCTCGACGAGAAACACCGGAGGTTCAATGTGTTCAAGCAGAATGTTTTGCATGTTCACAACACCAACAACAAGGACAAACCTTACAAGTTGAAGATCAACAAGTTTGCTGATATGACCAACCACGAATTTAGGAATGCTTACGCTAGTTCCAAGATTAAACATCATAAGATGTTCCAAGGAAAGTCCCGTGGCGCCGGGAGTTTCATGTACGAGAACGTCGACCGTGTCCCGCCGTCCGTTGATTGGCGACAGAAAGGTGCCGTCACTGCTGTTAAGGATCAAGGCCAGTGTG GTAGTTGCTGGGCATTTTCAACAGTTGTAGCAGTTGAGggaatcaatcaaattaaaaccaataaatTAGTATCATTATCGGAGCAAGAATTGATAGATTGCGACACTGAAGAAAACCAAGGTTGCAATGGTGGTTTAATGGACATTGCATTCGATTTCATTAAGAAGAAAGGTGGGATCACTACTGAGTCCAATTACCCTTACCAAGCTAATGATGGAAGTTGCGATGCTGCCAAGGTGAATTCTCCGGCAGTGGCTATCGATGGGCACGAGAATGTGCCAGCTAACGACGAGGATGCTCTGCTTAAAGCTGTTGCAAACCAGCCGGTTTCAGTGGCTATTGATGCTGGGAGTATGGATTTCCAGTTCTACTCCGAGGGGGTATTCACGGGAGAATGTGGGACAGAGCTGAACCATGGGGTAGCAGCAGTGGGGTATGGAACAACCTTGGATGGAACCAAGTACTGGATAGTGAAGAACTCATGGGGAGCGGAATGGGGTGAGAAAGGTTACATAAGGATGGAACGTGGGATCAGAGACAAACAAGGACTGTGTGGTATAGCAATGGAGGCTTCATATCCCATCAAGAACTCATCCTCTAATCCTACTGGACCTTCATATTCTCCCAAGGATGAACTCTAA